One genomic region from Halococcus qingdaonensis encodes:
- a CDS encoding MnhB domain-containing protein, with translation MSVITRTVTRVVFPLILLTALALLFQGHNLPGGGFIAGVLTVAAFALVYIVNGLDYLQEDLLGRTGDDVEGGPAIVADFLNVFAVGLAIAAGGGVVAILLGQPFLSQAVVFLHDLPIFDDLELASAFVFDLGVYLVVVGGLLTILTVVGDE, from the coding sequence TCGTCTTCCCGCTCATCCTGCTGACGGCGCTCGCGCTGCTCTTCCAGGGCCACAACCTCCCCGGCGGTGGGTTCATCGCGGGCGTGCTCACCGTGGCGGCGTTCGCGCTCGTCTACATCGTCAACGGGCTCGACTACCTCCAGGAGGACCTGCTCGGGCGCACCGGCGACGACGTCGAGGGCGGCCCGGCGATCGTCGCCGACTTCCTCAACGTGTTCGCCGTCGGTCTCGCGATCGCCGCCGGCGGTGGCGTCGTCGCCATCCTGCTGGGCCAGCCGTTCCTCTCGCAGGCCGTCGTCTTCCTCCACGACCTGCCGATCTTCGACGATCTCGAACTCGCGAGCGCGTTCGTCTTCGATCTCGGGGTCTATCTCGTCGTCGTCGGCGGACTCCTGACGATCCTCACGGTGGTGGGCGACGAATGA